Below is a window of Culturomica massiliensis DNA.
TGAAATTGTTGTCAAAAAAAGAAGACTGATTGAGAGATTATTCGATAACTTGAAATACCGTATAAAGTAATCTGAATTTTTTGATGTCGAGTGTTTTACGGGATAATTCTGAAGTGGGAGAAATTTTCCTGTCATTGTTTTTGCATTTTATTTCTTTTGTATATCTTTGCGGCACGATGGAAACGAAATAAAAGAGAAACGTTTCCATGTGTAAAACGTTTTCGATAAAAGTTATGGCATGTGAGGGAAATCATTTGAAGGAGGAATTGGTCGGCTGTATTTCGGATTTGTTTCTGAAATACGGTTTGCGTAGTACTTCTATGGATGATATGGCCAATCATCTGAAAGTGTCTAAAAAGACGTTATACCAGATTTTCGAGAATAAAGAAGATGTGGTGGAGCAGGTTATGTATTACCGGCTCGAGAATTTACGGAAAGAAACGAGTCCGGAGGAATTACAGAAAATCGGGCCGGTTCGTTTTTTATATGAAATCAAAAGGCATATTATCGATAATTTAAATACCCGTTTACCGGCTAATTATTTTGATTTGAAAAAATATCATCCGGAAGTAAACAGACGGATTGAGGCGGAAAAAGATCAGATTATGAAATCGGTGTTGAATGAAATTTTATCGATGGGTGTTGAGAAAGGTGTTTTTCGGCAAGATGTGGATATGGAATTGCAGGTTTATATTTTTTCACGGCAGATGAGTTTTCTTGAAGAACAAGAGATGCCGGACGATTTAAAATATCCGGTACCCTTATTGGTATCCGAGATTGTCGATAATTTTATTCGGGCAATTGCTACTCCTAAAGGCATAGAAGAGTTGGAACGGATCGGGCGTGCCGATTGTGCCGAATCCCTGTCTTATTAAGGTTGGCATGAATTTTGTAACGTTTTTTGAATGTTTTTATTGTGTGGATTTGACGAAAATAAAGTAAAAGTGATGAGAAAAATTTTAGTGTTGATATTGCTGACGGTGATTCTTCCTTTGTTTGTCCGAGCGCAGGATGTACAGGAGTTGTCATTGAAAAAAGCAATCGAGTATGCAGTGGAGCATAATAAGCAGTTGCAGTCTTCCCGAAAGGACATTGATCTTTACAGGCAGAAAGTGCGTGAGTCGGTGTCTCAAGGATTGCCGCAGATTAACGGTAAGTTGGATTACAGTACGAATTTCGGGTATAAGATGAGTTTCGGTCAGGGAGGGACGATCAAAATGAAGGATCAGTCCAATGCCAAGGTGACGGCTTCCCAATTGATTTTCAGTGGACAGTGGATATTGGGTATTCAGACCAGCAAGATCGCTGAAAGATTGGCGAGCCAGCAGGTAGGGATTACGGAGTTGGATATAAAGGAAAATATATGTAATACGTATTATGCGATATTGGTGAGTGAACGTCTGAGGGATATCGTCCGGCAGAATCTGGAAAATATGGATCAGATATATGAGCATACACAGAATATGTATAATGCGGGTACGGTGGAAATTACCGATGTCGATCAGATCCGGATTACGGTGGGCCAGTTAAAGAACAGTCTGTCTTCCATAGAACGTAATGTGGAAGTCAGTTATAATCTTTTGCGGTTGCAGTTGGGGTTACAAGCTGAAAGCCCGGTGAAGCTGACCGAAAGTTTGGATTATTTTCTGAAACAGGAAGATTTTGTCAAGCTGGGAGTAAAGAAATTTGAAATCGATAATAATCCTGAATATCAGTTGAGCCAGACCCAGGAAGATCTGAGTAAGAAAATGGTCGGTTTGCAGAAATGGACGTATGCCCCGACGATTTCCGGAACCTATTCTTATAATTATAAGCTTTTGAAGCCGGATTTCGATATGAGTCCGAAACATTCTGCGGGTTTGACGATGGATATTCCCATTTTTTCCGGTTTACAGCGTAAAGCTTTGCTGGAGCAGGCAAAAATCGAACTGGAGCAATCGAGTCTGAATAAAAGTTTACTGGAAGATCAGTTGTATGTGAATGAGAAGCAATATAAATATGAGTTGAAAAATGCTACCGACAATTTTTTTCTGCAAAGGGACAATATTCAGGTGGCTAAGCGGGTATTGGAAAATATGCAGCGTAAATACGAATATGGTGCCGTTTCCAGTCTGGATTTGACACAGGCGAATAACAATTATCTGGAAGCGGAAAATAATTATACGAACGCTTGTCTGACTTTATTGCAGGCAGAACTCCAGTTGGAAAGATTATATAATGAATTATCCTATTAAAAACAATTTAATACAGTTATGATAAAGAATATCGTTTTAACGGTGCTGACAATCGCTCTTCTTATCGGTTGTTCGTCGAAAAAAGAAGATACTAAAAGTACGGAGACTGAAGCTATTCCGGTGAAGGTATTGAAACTGCAGAAGCAGAATATTGCCAAAACATTGGACTATACGGCTACGTTACAGGCTGATGAGCAAGTGTATTATGCTCCGGCGGCAACCGGTCGTATCGGTAAAATATATGTGGAAGTCGGAGATCGCATTAAAAAGGGACAGTTGTTGGTGGAAATGGATCCGACAAATTTGCGGCAGGCAGAGGTTCAGTTGAAGAATTTGGAAACGGAGTATAACCGGGCTGTAAAATTGAATGAAACGGGAAGTATTTCGAAACAGGCTTATGATGCAGCGGTTACGAATTATGAGGTTGCGAAGTCGAATTATGATTTTTTGAATGAAAATACGAAAATGCTGGCTCCTTTCGACGGTATTGTGACCGGAAAGTTTTTTGAAAACGGAGAGGTTTATACCGGAGCTGCAATGGGGGGCGCTTCAAAACCTTCGGTTATCGCCATCGAAAAGATCAATCCTTTAAAAGCCTATGTAAATCTTTCGGAGCAGTATTTCTTGTCTGTGAAAAAAGGTACGAAAGTGGAACTTAGAAGCAATATTTTCCCGGACAGAGTATTTGAAGGTACTGTAAATATAGTATATCCGACGATAGATCCGGCTTCACGTACATTTACCGTGGAGTTGCGTATTCCGAATCAGGACGAGGCCTTGCGTCCCGGTATGTACGGAACGGTTAATTTCTTTATCGGTGAAACCGAAACTTTGGTTGTTCCGGCTATTGCCGTATTGAAGTTGCAGGGAGCAAACGACCGCTACGTTTTTTTGAATAAGGATGGAAAAGCCAAACGGGTGGATGTCCGGATGGGACGCCGTTTTGAGGATCAGCTGGAAATCATCAGTAGTGAAATCCATGAGGGGGATGAAATCATCATTGTGGGCCAGGGACGTCTTGTAGACGGCTCGCCTTTGAATGTTGCAAAATAATAGCCATAAGATAGCATGTTTAAAGTCAGAGGTCTTTTTGTGTACAGACTTTCGACGGTTTGACCTTTGACTTTACGCTAAATTTTAAGTATTAAATTTTAAGAAGATGAGTATATATAATTCAGCGGTAAATAAACCTATTTCTACCTTGATGGTTTTTGTGGCTATTATGGTGTTGGGTATTGCCTCTTATATACAGTTGCCTGTAGATCAGTATCCGAAGATGGATCCACCCTATATTACGGTTATGGCGACTTATCCGGGAGCTAATGCCTCGGATATTGAGGAAAATGTAACTAAGATTTTGGAGGACCAGTTGAACTCGGTAGATAATCTGAAAGAGATGACTTCTACTTCGTATGATAACCTGGCTGTTATTTCATTGGAGTTTGAGTGGGAAGTGAATCTGGATGAAGCGTCAAACGATGTGCGTGATGCAGTGGATAAATCGATGCAGAATCTGCCCGATGATATCGACCGTCCGACAATTATGCGATTCAATACATCTATGATGCCGATTTTGATTTATGCTGTTACGGCAAATGAATCTTATCCGGGTATCGACAAAATTTTGGATGATAAATTGATTACCCGTTTAAACCGGGTGGATGGAGTGGCTTCGGTTATCGTTGCCGGTGCGCCTGAACGTGTCGTTTATGTCGATCTCAATCCCAATCAGTTGGAAGCCTATAATCTGACACTGGAACAGATTGCTAATAAGATTCTGGCGGAAAATAAAGATATTTCTTCGGGAAATGTGAAGATGGGGGATATGGATTATACGTTGCGCGTTGAAGGGGAGTTTGAAGAAAGCGATCAAATCAAGAATATTGTTTTGGGTACCCAAAACGATAAGACCATTTATATGCACGACGTGGCTTCTGTTCGGGATACGATTAAGGATATTACCCTGGAGCAGACGATAAACCGGGGACGGGGCGGCGTTCTGCTGATAACGAAACAGACGGATGCAAATGCGGTGGCGGTTGCAAAGGAAGCTAAAAAGCAATTGGAGATAGCACAAAAGGAATTGCCTTCCGATATCAAGTTCCAGATTATTTCGGATAACTCGGATTTTATTGTAAAATCGATCAACAATTTGCAGAGTTCGTTGATGTATGCATTGATTTTTGTGGTTTTGGTGGTGTTCTTGTTTTTGGGCCGGTGGCGGGCGACTTTTATCATTGCATTGACCATTCCTATTTCATTGATTGTTGCTTTTATCTATTTGTTTGCCACCGGAGAGTCTTTGAATGTCATTTCCCTGTCTTCGCTTTCGATCGCCATCGGTATGGTTGTGGATGATGCGATTGTGGTATTGGAAAATGTAACAAAGCACATCGATAGGGGGAGCCGTCCGCGTGAAGCTGCTAAATACGGGACGAATGAGGTGTGGCTGTCGGTCATCGTGACAACTCTGGTAACGGTAGCCGTGTTCTTCCCTTTGACATTGGTAAGCGGTATGACCGGTATCTTATTCAAGCAATTGGGATGGATCGTTTGTATTACGGTATGTACTTCTACTGTTACGGCAATCTCCTTGACGCCGATGCTTTGTTCTCAGTTGATGAAGATACAGGATAAAACGGAAAAAAGCCGCTTTAGTTTCTATCATTTCGTTTCTAAGCAGTTGGACCGGTTGGATGCCGGCTATGAGAAACTCATACGGTGGGTGCTTTGTCATAAGACCTTTATTATTTCATCGATGTTTGCTATTTTCCTCGGTTCGTGTAGTTTAACACGTTTTATAAAAACCGACTTTATGCCGCAGAATGACCAAAGTTCGATGAGTGTATATGTGAAGATGCAGTCCGGGCAGCGGGTAGAGGTTACCAAGGAAGTGGCTTTACAGATCGACTCTGTCATTCGTGCGGAAATACCGGAGATAACAATTATCAACTTATCTTACGGTAGCGAGGAAGAAGCTTCGTTTGCCTCCATGATGAACAGTACCGGTAACAATATCCTGAATATGCGTTTGCGTACGGTGGACATTAAGGACAGGGACCGGGATATTTTTGTTATTGCCGATCAGGTCCGTAATATTTTGAAGCGATTCCCGGATGTGTTGCAATATACGGTAAGTACCTCAAGTAGCGGTGGTTCAATGGGGGGTAACTCTGTGGATATCGAAATTATGGGACATGATTTTAATACCACTACCAGACTGGCAAATGAGATTGCAGTGAAAGCCCGTCAGATTCCGGGAGCAGAGGATATCAAGATCAGCCGTGACGATGACAAATCCGAGTTACAGGTGATTCTGGACCAGGATAAGCTGGCCCGTCATGGGTTGACAACTTCCGAGGTCGGTTCTTTTTTACGTAACCGTGTTTATGGTTTTAGGAACAGTAAATTCAAAGAAAACGGAGAAGAATACGATATTATTGTACGTCTTGATGAGAAATATCGCTCTTCCATTACGGAAATAGAGAATATATTGATTACGGACGGACACGGAGAAAGAGTCCGGTTGAAAGAATTAGGGGAAATTAAAGAGTATTTCTCTCCGCCGAATATCGAACGTAAGAGTAAACAGCGTATTCTGAAGGTATCCATTACGCCGGCTGCCGGAGTCGCTTTAGGAGATATTGCTTTGGCTTCACAACAAATTATTGACAATCTGGAAAATATCCCTCAGGATGTGTCCATGTATATCGGGGGTAGCTATGAAGATCAGCAGGAATCTTTCAGTTCGTTGATATTGTTGTTGTTGTTGTCGTTGATGTTGGTATATATTGTGATGGCGGCACAGTTTGAATCGTTTAAGATGCCTTTCATTATCATGCTTGCTATTCCGTTTGCTTTTACCGGTGTAATTTTAGCCTTGTTGATAACCAATACGACGTTAAGTATCGTAGCGGCCTTGGGTGCTATTATGTTGGTGGGTATCGTAACCAAAAACGGTATTGTGTTGATCGACTTTATCAATTTGATGCGGGAGCGCGGTATTCGCCTGTACGATGCTATTGCGTTGGCTTGCCGTTCACGTTTACGCCCGGTGTTGATGACTTCGTTGACGACAATTCTGGGTATGGTGCCGATGGCAATGAGTATCGGTGAGGGGTCTGAAACATGGCGTCCGATGGGTGTTGCGGTTATCGGTGGTATGGTTTTTTCGACCATTATCACAATGATTATCGTTCCGGCGGTATATGCTTCTATGGATAAGAGCGGTAGCCGGGACAAGAAAAAGATGCTTAGCAAACAGTTTAAGTTTATGAGTGATTTCGATCCCGAAAGAGATTTACCTAAAAAATAATGTACGATTTGGATTTGCGGTTTTGGATTACAGAAGGTAACCGAAATCGCAAATTGTAAATCTAAAATCAAGAATCAGATGAAGAAAGCGGTATTTATTACATACAATCAGGCTTTGACCGAGCGTGTCGCGTATATCCTGGAGCAATTACGGATAAAAGGCTTTACCCAATGGCCTATGGTAAACGGCGCCGGGACAGAGGGCGGAGAGCCCAGAATGGGATCCCATACCTGGCCGGAAATGAATTCTGCTACGATTACAATCGTAGAAGAAGAGATGGTTCCTTTGATCCTGAAATACGTTAAAAAGTTAGATGAGGTAAATAAAGAAAACGGTATCCGTGCTTTTGTCTGGGACATTACGGATATGTATTGAGATTTCCTTGTTTTACTGCAAGAGCTATCGGGACATCGTCATTTTCTTTGGAAGATGACGATGTCGTATTTTGTGAACGGATATCTGATTTTATTACTGATCAGTTCTTTTAGTCCGGGTGTCCGCAGTATGTCTTTTCGGCGGATAAATAATACGAAGTCTTCTTGTCCGTCTGATTGTTCGAGTTGTTTTATATCTATTTTCCGGATTTTCTGTTGCAGGTAAATATCCATGTTTTCCCCGCTTCTGATGTTGTAATAGTAGTATTGACAGATGTGTTGATCACTGGCAATTTGTACCGCTTTTTCGCATAATTCCCTGAATCCGATGTGTTTGTTAAGTTGAGGAATGGCAAATCCCATGACAAATAGGCCGCAGAGCAAACCGACGGCCAAGCCGTTTACGGCTTGGTAGAATTTTTTTTGATGCAAGGCATAAAGGCAAAATGCGGCTCCACCGGCAAAAAGAAATAAACTGCATTGAAGCAGGAAAGGGTAGGTATAGCCGGTTTTATCGGAAAGAAGGTAGGAGGCTGGAAAAGCCAGTATCAGCAGAATGGCCGGTACGATGATGCTGAAATTGATTGTTTTCAGCGGAATGCGTGGTAATAGTAAGAAAGAGAGTCCGGCAATTAAGGGAAATACCGGAAGCAGATAGATATCCAGTTTACTGCTGAACAGCGATAGCATGACGAATGCAGAAACGATAACTGTGAGAAAAAATTTTTCGATGTCTCTGCGGTATAGCTTATCCCGGAAACCGATCAGAATGACGGTGAGGTAAAATAGTACCCAAGGGGCCAGTGAATGCCAGATGGTTTTGAAATAATACCAGAAAGGTTGTTTGTGGTGAAAGGCATCGACTGCGCGGTGGACGGTTTGCCTGAACAGAAGGTTATTCAAATAGGTTTTTCCTCCTTCGGCGTATACCCCTAAAAACCAGATCAGACATAGCATACATAATATACCCCATTGTTTCCAGCCCAGATAATGTCCGAATGTGCTGATTTTTTTTTGTAAAAGTAAAAAGACTGATATGGAAACCAGAGGCAGCAATAGACCGACAGGGCCTTTCGTAAACAAGGCCATGAATATGTATACGGGTAATAGCGTCTTATCCCGGGGGGATGCCTGGCCGATGTAAATTTTGTAGAATGTATGGAGTGCGAGCAATATAAAAAGGCACATCAGCATATCCATACGTAATACCATGGCCGATCCCATGAAAAGGCCGGAGGTGATCAGCATGAGATTGCATGTCTGTAAATTTTTTTTATCGGTATACGGTGAGAGCCACCGGTTGAGTATATAAAGGATTAACAATGCGGGAAGCAGGGAAAATAGACTGATGAATAACATACTGTGAAAACCGAGTAGTGATTTGCCTGCCATGATGATCCAAAAATACAAGGGTGGTTTATCCGCATAGATCTGTCCGTGGTTGTAAAATGTCAGAAAGGTTTTGTTTTGGATTGCTTCGTCGGCAATACTCAGGTATTTTAGTTCGTTGTTCGGGGTGAAATCCCTGAAATAGAGGAGAGGTATAAAAGCAATGAGGAGCAGAACGTATTTCCAGGCTTTCATCGTAATTCGGTTTTGTTTTATTGAATCTTAACGAAATCCGCAGGGATGAGTTACACCTTTTTATGATCTGTTTCTTATCATTCGGATGGTAAGATGGGGGATATTTCTGTATGTGGGAAGTATGGGCGAAGCATTCGGAATACAGGTGTTTTATTGTTGAATTGTAAATAAAATTAATTAAAATTTGCAAATGATTATAATTTTATAAAACTTGCACTACTAAAACTCTCAATAGTTGTAAGTTGTAATGTGCAAGTATGTATTAATCCTTTTTTGGGTACTGCTAGAGGTGTGTTCTGTCGGTTATGCTCAGTCTGTTGAGAAATCCGGAGAAGAAGATGGTGCCGATAAATATTCACACTGGACTGCAGGGATTTCTATAGGAGAGCCTTTTGTATTTTGTAATTTAACTTCATTTGCAGCCCGTAAAACCTATTGGGGCGTTTCTTTCGGAGCATTCGGCGGTTACCAGTTCAATCCGGTTTTGGGAATTTCTCTTTCTTTAGATTACGGTATGAATAAAGCGGGGGCTCATTCTTACGCCTTGGACCGTAAATTGGGACCGGACGGTACGACCTATTATTTGCCGACGTTACCCGGGACGCCTTTTTCGGAAATTTATTCCCAGGTTCGTTTTTTCAATATCGGAATCCAGACGGCTTTTAATTTGAATCGTATCCTTTTTCAGCCGGAGAATCCACAACGGTTTACAGTATTGTTGCAGCCGGCTGTTTATATGCAGCATTTTCGTGCGACGGTTTACAATCAGCAGAAACGAAAAGTAACCGACGGTTCTTTGAACGGAGGTCCGGATTTTGGTTTGGGAGCGGATTTGGCTTTGCGGGGACGGATCAATTCCCGTTTCGATATGCAGTTGAGTTCAGGTATTATCTGGACGACGAACAATACTTTTGACGGTGTCGATAATCTGTCGAAGGCCAAAGATGATTTCTTATGGAGTACGAAAATTTCATTGATTTATAAAATCAACCGGAAGTCGAAACGGGAAAAAGATAATATTCTTTATGCTCCGGTTCGTCGTTCTGCCGTTGCTTCGGCAGAGCTTTCCGTGTTGTTGGCAAAAGCAGAAGAACGGGAAAAGAATGAGAAGGAATTGATGGCCCGGTTGATTGTTCTGCTGGAGAAACAAAACCGGGACACGACGACGGTTGTCAAAGTCGAGCGGGTTGTCGATACATTGTATATTGTACAGAAAGAAGCCCCTCCGGTACTGCCCGCCGGCAGTCCGGATGACCATGAAGAATGGGTGATGCGCCTGATGAATAAGATCCGTACGGAGCAACCCGATATTATCGAGGAAGTAGGGTTCGATACGCTGGTACGTCAGGCTATTCAGGCCCGGGAGGAATATGCCGGATATTTTACGGATGATAATGTTCCGGCGGAAATTCGGCAGAATGCAACGCCTAAGTATGCGATACAGATTTATGCCATGACGAATCCTTTTCCTGTTGCTTTCTTCAAAGATACACCCGGCATCCGGGTGGTGCGTTTGGTGAAGGACAGGCTCTACCGTTACCTGTATGCCGTTTACGACAGTAAGGAAGAAGCGCGGGCTTTTTTGCCGGAAGTACAGAAAAAATATTGGGATGCTTTTATTCGTGAATTTGACGATTACATGATAAAGAACGCCTTGATATTGGATTATTCGGCAAATCCTGCTAAGGTTGAGAAAAGATAGTGTGTTCAAAAGAGAAGGTTATGAAGAAGCTTTGTGTGTTATTGTTGTCGGTTTTATTTTTTGCCGGATGCTATAAGGAAGATATCGATCGCTTATATTCCGAACAGACGAAATTAGAGGCGATGATTTTGGAGTTGCAGGAGCGATGTGAACAGATCAATAAGACGGTTGAGTTGTTGCAGACCTTGATCAACGGTTCGATGATTAAGGAGACCCGTCCTTTCGAGGATGCAGAGACCGGGGCATCCGGTTGGGAAATTGTTTTTACGGATAATACCTCTTTCCGGGTATATAATGGAAAAGACGGGGAGACTCCC
It encodes the following:
- a CDS encoding TetR/AcrR family transcriptional regulator encodes the protein MCKTFSIKVMACEGNHLKEELVGCISDLFLKYGLRSTSMDDMANHLKVSKKTLYQIFENKEDVVEQVMYYRLENLRKETSPEELQKIGPVRFLYEIKRHIIDNLNTRLPANYFDLKKYHPEVNRRIEAEKDQIMKSVLNEILSMGVEKGVFRQDVDMELQVYIFSRQMSFLEEQEMPDDLKYPVPLLVSEIVDNFIRAIATPKGIEELERIGRADCAESLSY
- a CDS encoding TolC family protein, coding for MRKILVLILLTVILPLFVRAQDVQELSLKKAIEYAVEHNKQLQSSRKDIDLYRQKVRESVSQGLPQINGKLDYSTNFGYKMSFGQGGTIKMKDQSNAKVTASQLIFSGQWILGIQTSKIAERLASQQVGITELDIKENICNTYYAILVSERLRDIVRQNLENMDQIYEHTQNMYNAGTVEITDVDQIRITVGQLKNSLSSIERNVEVSYNLLRLQLGLQAESPVKLTESLDYFLKQEDFVKLGVKKFEIDNNPEYQLSQTQEDLSKKMVGLQKWTYAPTISGTYSYNYKLLKPDFDMSPKHSAGLTMDIPIFSGLQRKALLEQAKIELEQSSLNKSLLEDQLYVNEKQYKYELKNATDNFFLQRDNIQVAKRVLENMQRKYEYGAVSSLDLTQANNNYLEAENNYTNACLTLLQAELQLERLYNELSY
- a CDS encoding efflux RND transporter periplasmic adaptor subunit, which produces MIKNIVLTVLTIALLIGCSSKKEDTKSTETEAIPVKVLKLQKQNIAKTLDYTATLQADEQVYYAPAATGRIGKIYVEVGDRIKKGQLLVEMDPTNLRQAEVQLKNLETEYNRAVKLNETGSISKQAYDAAVTNYEVAKSNYDFLNENTKMLAPFDGIVTGKFFENGEVYTGAAMGGASKPSVIAIEKINPLKAYVNLSEQYFLSVKKGTKVELRSNIFPDRVFEGTVNIVYPTIDPASRTFTVELRIPNQDEALRPGMYGTVNFFIGETETLVVPAIAVLKLQGANDRYVFLNKDGKAKRVDVRMGRRFEDQLEIISSEIHEGDEIIIVGQGRLVDGSPLNVAK
- a CDS encoding efflux RND transporter permease subunit gives rise to the protein MSIYNSAVNKPISTLMVFVAIMVLGIASYIQLPVDQYPKMDPPYITVMATYPGANASDIEENVTKILEDQLNSVDNLKEMTSTSYDNLAVISLEFEWEVNLDEASNDVRDAVDKSMQNLPDDIDRPTIMRFNTSMMPILIYAVTANESYPGIDKILDDKLITRLNRVDGVASVIVAGAPERVVYVDLNPNQLEAYNLTLEQIANKILAENKDISSGNVKMGDMDYTLRVEGEFEESDQIKNIVLGTQNDKTIYMHDVASVRDTIKDITLEQTINRGRGGVLLITKQTDANAVAVAKEAKKQLEIAQKELPSDIKFQIISDNSDFIVKSINNLQSSLMYALIFVVLVVFLFLGRWRATFIIALTIPISLIVAFIYLFATGESLNVISLSSLSIAIGMVVDDAIVVLENVTKHIDRGSRPREAAKYGTNEVWLSVIVTTLVTVAVFFPLTLVSGMTGILFKQLGWIVCITVCTSTVTAISLTPMLCSQLMKIQDKTEKSRFSFYHFVSKQLDRLDAGYEKLIRWVLCHKTFIISSMFAIFLGSCSLTRFIKTDFMPQNDQSSMSVYVKMQSGQRVEVTKEVALQIDSVIRAEIPEITIINLSYGSEEEASFASMMNSTGNNILNMRLRTVDIKDRDRDIFVIADQVRNILKRFPDVLQYTVSTSSSGGSMGGNSVDIEIMGHDFNTTTRLANEIAVKARQIPGAEDIKISRDDDKSELQVILDQDKLARHGLTTSEVGSFLRNRVYGFRNSKFKENGEEYDIIVRLDEKYRSSITEIENILITDGHGERVRLKELGEIKEYFSPPNIERKSKQRILKVSITPAAGVALGDIALASQQIIDNLENIPQDVSMYIGGSYEDQQESFSSLILLLLLSLMLVYIVMAAQFESFKMPFIIMLAIPFAFTGVILALLITNTTLSIVAALGAIMLVGIVTKNGIVLIDFINLMRERGIRLYDAIALACRSRLRPVLMTSLTTILGMVPMAMSIGEGSETWRPMGVAVIGGMVFSTIITMIIVPAVYASMDKSGSRDKKKMLSKQFKFMSDFDPERDLPKK
- a CDS encoding PG0541 family transporter-associated protein, with product MKKAVFITYNQALTERVAYILEQLRIKGFTQWPMVNGAGTEGGEPRMGSHTWPEMNSATITIVEEEMVPLILKYVKKLDEVNKENGIRAFVWDITDMY
- a CDS encoding ArnT family glycosyltransferase produces the protein MKAWKYVLLLIAFIPLLYFRDFTPNNELKYLSIADEAIQNKTFLTFYNHGQIYADKPPLYFWIIMAGKSLLGFHSMLFISLFSLLPALLILYILNRWLSPYTDKKNLQTCNLMLITSGLFMGSAMVLRMDMLMCLFILLALHTFYKIYIGQASPRDKTLLPVYIFMALFTKGPVGLLLPLVSISVFLLLQKKISTFGHYLGWKQWGILCMLCLIWFLGVYAEGGKTYLNNLLFRQTVHRAVDAFHHKQPFWYYFKTIWHSLAPWVLFYLTVILIGFRDKLYRRDIEKFFLTVIVSAFVMLSLFSSKLDIYLLPVFPLIAGLSFLLLPRIPLKTINFSIIVPAILLILAFPASYLLSDKTGYTYPFLLQCSLFLFAGGAAFCLYALHQKKFYQAVNGLAVGLLCGLFVMGFAIPQLNKHIGFRELCEKAVQIASDQHICQYYYYNIRSGENMDIYLQQKIRKIDIKQLEQSDGQEDFVLFIRRKDILRTPGLKELISNKIRYPFTKYDIVIFQRK